ATCTGCATTAATTTTGTTCACAGTGATCTGGTCCACACGACCGAAACCCTGAACGAATCTCAAAGGTCGACAGACAAGTCGGAGAAAGAAACCCAAAACTGTGACGTCCGCTTGGCTCGGGAGAACCAAAACCTTCACCTTGAGCTCATGATGGTGAAGGGCGAGAAAGCCCACATGACCAAAGGTTAACCCTCATGTGAAGGTGGGACCATACTCAGGGTTACGATGACCCCCATAAAGCTGTTTATTTCTCGTTGCAGAGTTGAAGATCTACATCACGAAGCTGGATGACGAGCTTGCTTTGCTGACGTCTTTGAACAAGCGGTATTCGCAAAAGATCCACAGTCTGGAGAAGGACTGCAAAGAAAAGGCCAGGATCATCCGCCAGTTACGAAGGAAGAATTTGAATGGTGGGGGTAGGCAAAGTTATGAAAgataaaaacacttttgaggagtgatgtttttgtgtttgttagtGAGCACGCTATTTTCTGGTTCATTGAGAGTGATGTGTCTGATCTAACAGAAGGATcacttttttgttcaaaatggaaaaaaattgccttcATACGCACCTTTGCCCATTGTAGTTGTTCATTTCCATGCAATCTTTACCAACCGATCAatcagctagctagctaataaACTTAACAACTTCTTCCTTGACCCATGGGGTACGCCACAAAGTTTCATGAAGCTCAGGTAATTAACCAGCCAACCAACCAACCACGATTTCTTCGGCCCACTCACAATCCCTCCACCAAAGCTTTAAGGACATCAGGTATGTAATTGCGTAATCATTTGGGCTGACTGACCATTTCACCAATCAAACAATGAGTAATTACCCACTTTAGAGAACTAACCCACCAACTACTTAATTCCATGGCCAATGCACCATCCTGATACCAAATTGGATGAAAATGGATAAGTAAATTTTGCGGGATCCTGTTTACTGAGAAACTATCCAACCAGCACTCTTAACTAAaacgttatttttttgttcatgcacTTACCAACTAGGTTTCAAGGAAATCAGGTCAGTCGTTTTTACATCATCCTGTTAATTGATTAACCAACAAGTCAGTTGATTTAACACAATTTTGATCAGTACTTCATCGAACATCCACACCATAGTATCCTTTCATTGAATTCAGGTAAATGGGTATTCTGTTACCCTATTGACTGTCAGACTAGATAGACAATTAGCTGACTTGCAATAAGCACCAATCTTTTCCTTGGCAGATACATCACTCTTTTACAAAGTGTAAATGAAATCAGAACCACTAAGTACTGTGATTGGGATCAAAACGGCGCAGAATACAAGCTTCTCAGAGAAAATAATTGAAGCACAATTGACTGAACTGTTGTCTTGACCCGTCACAGGTTTACCTGTTCAGTCCTCCCTTAGatcgggggaaaaaagatgagtTATACTTCTCTTCATACAGCACTTCACGCAGTGTCTCCATCTGATGATCCGCATGCAGCCGACCTGCAGCAGGAAGAACTCACAAAGTTAAAAACAGAACTGGAAAATTCTCAGGAACACATACAACTCTTAAGTAGCCAAGTGGGTCAATCAGAGATTGGTTGTTGAACGTAATGTGTTTTCCAGAAATTGTATTTAATAACTACTGTCTCTCTCTGCGGGTGTCGCTGTACACAGATCGATGAACTGCAAGAGACCAACGTCACGCTGGAACAAAAGCTCAAGGGAGCGGGGCACAAGTCCTCGGGCAAAGTGGCCGATCTCACCTCGAAGAATCACGAACTGTGTCAAGAGATCACGGACATACGCAACCTCGCCAGGATGATGGAGATGGAGAAGAGGCAAAAGTTGAAAACTGCCGACATGAAATTGCAAGATCTGAAAGTGAGGGTGAACTAGGATCACTTAGTTCAACCCTGAGAGAAACATCATGGAGTGAGAATTTGTTTCTTCCTCCAACAGGATGTTAACTGGAAGCAACAGGAAGTCATTAAAAACCTGGAGGATCAGCTCAGTAAAAAAAGAACGGTCAGGGCTACATGTATGGTGCATTGTATCCAGTAGATGTACTCAAAGTTTTGCTTTCACTTTTTCACTCCTGATTCCTAATCGCAGGCTTCAGATCTACCAGatgaagacaaacagacacCAAGGACTGTTGGCCGTCAGGGCAACATTCACGTTGTAAGCCACGTTGAGCTTTTAAAATTTTGCGGCAAAGAAGTAGCCTTGGTTCTTCTGTAAACCGCCTCGCTGTTCTTGTTTTCGGGGGATTCCTTTACCAGGAAGCTTCTGACCTGGATTTGATCAAATCCCAGCTTGAAGATCAGTTGGGGGATCTCAAAGAGCAGAATGAAAATTTTAAGGGAATGGTGGATTTACTGGCGGCAGAGAAGAGCAGGCTGCAGGATAAAGTGCAGAAGATGATGTCTCTTGGTAAAGTGCACTGCATTTTTGACTTCCTGAATTTTATACCATTGCCGGTCACTTCTGAATTTTGGTGTTGTTCAGAGAAAGTCTTGGTGCTGGAGTTGGAGGGCTGGCGGACAAAATACGGCATTTGTGGAAGGGCACGCTCGCCATCGCGTCTGGATGCTTTTGTAAAGAGTTTGGAGGAGGAAAGGGATCACTATCGCCGGGAGGCTGAACACTATAAATACGTTAGCGTGTCCAGCAGCTCCAGTCGCAGTCCAGACCGGCAGAGGAGTCACGCAATCGAGGTAATTAATAAAAACTATTCATCCTGACTTTGTTGGTCAACAACACATGTCTATttatagaaaacaaaacaacagcctGATTACCAAAACTCCAACCCACCTGATGAAATTTGCAACCTGAAAGAGGCTCTCAGACTGGTAGAAGAAAATCTCCACCaggtgacaaaagaaaaaatctctCTAATGGAAGAATTGAACGTAAGTCCCGCCGAATTTCCTGCTTTCCACCTGTATCGTTTATTATGGATTCTAAGAGATGTCTTTTAAACTGTAACCAAAGGAAATGCGGAAGGCCCACCAAAGGTTAAACACGCCTCCGGGAATCCTGAACCCGAAGGAACTGTTCAAACAGgcggcaaaaaaaatccaacagttGACGAAAGCAAATGACGGACAGATGGAGGAAATTGAGGTTAGCATAGATGGACAACTGTTCAGTACCAATTTTGTCACATACAAGTACTACTTTATAACTGTTCTCCACAGCCCGAGCGACGCAAATCGAATACAGAGATCTCAAATCTGCCATCGGAAGAAAACATCCAACACGCGACAGCAGAAGAAGACGCGCCGGAGGAGGAATTTCGGGTTACTACTTATATTTCTCCTTTTATTAGCCAACGTTAAACAAAATAtacgtgcatgaatgagagaggcagagggggaagagtgaacctccagggagaaaagatagcgagggtggacgacttcaaatacttggggtcaacaatccagagcaatggtgagtgtggtaaggaggtgaagaaacgggtccaagcagggtggaacagttggcagaaggtgtctggtgttctatgtgacagaagagtctccgctaggatgaagggcaaagtttacaaaacagtggtgaggccggccatgatgtacggattcgagacggtggcactgaagaaacaacaggaagcagaactggaggtggcagaaatgaagatgttgaggttctctctcggagtgaactggttggataggattagaaatgagctcatgagacggacagccaaagtcggatgttttggagacaaggttagagagagcaggcttcgacggtttggacatgtccagaggcaagagagtgagtatatttgcaGAAGGGTGGTGAgattggagctgccaggcaaaagagggagaggaaaaccaaagaaaaggtcgacggatgttgtgggggaggacatgaggacagtgggtgttagaaaagGACAGTggacagaggaagatgcacgataaaggcttcgatggaaaagatgacacgctgtggcgacccctaacaggacaagccgaaaggaaaagaagaagaagaaaaagacttATGTTTCTCCTATTGTAGACAATTTTCCATTATGATGGGTCTTTTAACACATACGGCCACAACAAGGCCCGCAATTTAAAAAGGACTAGTCAGGATCAtgtcttttaaaataatcaaatccATCAATCTCTGTAAGAGTCCTACAGCTTTCCACTAGAATTTTGGAACCAACTGCTTCAGGTCTGGGATTTCAATCATGCCCATTTATTCTTTGGTGACGCACACAGACACCCAAGTGCCCAGAACAGCAAACCCAAAACACACTACTGAATGCCGATCATGAACTGGCATCTTTGAGATTGTGCGTGCCTAACTGAAGATGTCCCCCGATCTGTAACGCTCCAGCCCGATCGGCGTGATTCGACCATGTCTGCTGAAATCCTCGACCTGAAAGAGGAGCTTAGGCTGGCTGAAGATAACTCCCAGGTGTTGATGGCTGAAAAAGACTCACTCATGGAAGAGTTTCAGGTTCGTGGCATAAGACCGCTTGTGATTTTACACCGATGTTTATAGATTTAGGTAATTCCAAGTATGGATTTCTTCAACTGCTAGCAAAAGCAGCTGGAGTGTGAGCAACACAGTTTAGAGATGTCAAACATCCAGGAGCGCCTTAAAATGGCAGAAGAGAAAATCCAGCAGCTGACGGGGGAAAAAGAAGCACAAATGGAAGAGTTGAAGGTTGGTGGAGGGTCACCTTTCTGTGTATTATAACGGATCATTCATTGTATGGATTTTTCAACACTTGAGATTTTGTCATTTAGCGAATGCGGGGGCAGCTGGCAGCACCATCTGCTGAAATCACCAAACTGAAAGAAGAGCTCCGCCAGGCAAAGGACCGAATCCCGCAGGTGTCGACTGCAAAAGATCCGCTGATGGAGGAACTGAAGGTTGCTAGCCTAACTGGAGGAGCACTTGTATCGTTAGCATTGAGATGGTCCTTTAACAGACGTACGCACGTTTCTCGACATTTAGAAAATGCAGCAGGAGCATGAAAAGCAACTCTCGGACGTCTCTGCCGAAATCTCAAAACTGAAAGAGGAGCTTCAACGGGCAGAAGAAAAGATCCACCAGTTAACCTCTGAAAAAGACTCACTGGTGGAGGAGTTGAAGGTTGGTACCGGAGGACTTTCTGAATTGTCACATGATAAGACTGTCATAAAAGGAAGTTGTCAAAAATGCATTTCCATAGCAAAAGCAGCTCCGGCATGAGGAGAATGACTCAAAGACATCTGCTCAGATGGTCATGCTAAAAGAAAAGCTTAAAAACGCAGAAGAGAAAATTCAGCAGGCAAGGTCAGAAAAAGACACAAAGACGGAAGAATTGAAGGTCAGTACCGCACGGGATCTTCTGTGTTCGAGTCGGGTGCACATTCTCATGGATTTTAATCTGAATGTAAGAAAAACATTGCGAATCCTTAGAAAATGCAGATACAGTTCGACAACGACAGATTAAGTACATTTGATAAAATCGCAAAACTCAAAGAGCAACACAACTTGGCTGAAGAACAAGTCCATCTAATGAAGGATGAAAAACAGTCGCTGATGGAGGAACTGAAGGTTTGTCCTGCAGGACTTCCTGTGCCGAGTCCCCAAATCTACTCGCGACCATTGGAACTAATGAATTCTGAATTAATTTACTTCTACGTGCAGCAACAGAAGCTACAGCATGAGCAACACACCTCCAACACATGTGCTGAAATCTCAGACCTGAAAGAGAAGCTCGGAGTGGCCGAAGCAAAAATGCAGCAAGTGACGGCAGAAAAAGACACGCAAATGGAGGAATTTAAGGTTGGTACTGGAAGACGTCCATTATCTCGACAAATATGAATGAATTGCTACATTTTCTAATCCATAGCAAAAGCAACTGCAAGATGTGGAGAACCACTCAAAACAATCCGACGAACTGTTCGCGCTCAAAGAGaaaattacaaagacagaaGAAAAACTGCAGCAGGTGAAATCTGAAAAAGACACGCAGATGGAAGAATTGCaggttgggtgttggatgacgTCTGCCGGTCTTCACGTGGGCttttcagtcaggaatacgccACGTTTCCCACTCCACAGAAAATTCAGGTGCAGCACGACGAGCAGCACTCGAAAGCCTCCGCGGAAATCGTAAAACTAGAAGAGAAGCTCAGACTGGCGGAAGAAAAAATCCAAGTGGTGAAAGGTGAAAAAGACTCACTGACGGAAAAATTGGAGGTAAGAAAAGCATCCACAGTGTAAGACCCGTGTATTTTTGTACCTGAATAAATGTCTCAATATTTTAACAACGACAGCTGCAACAGAGTACTCATCAAAACTCAAATACAGCCAATGAAGTTGTAAAACTAGAAGGGAAGCTGACAGcaacagaaaaagaaatccAGCAGTTGACGGCTGAAAAAGACTCGCTGGCGGAGGAACTGAAGGTCGGTACCGGAAGACCTCTTTTGCGACGTATTCGTCGTCATACGGATGAATCAAACAAAGTTATATTTTCTGTTCTATAGCTCCTGCAGCTGCAGAATGAGCAACTCACCGCAAGCACCTCTGCTGAAATCTCGAAACTGAAGGAGAGTCTCCGACTCGCAGAAGAAAAAATCCGGCAGGTGAAGGAGGTAAAAGACTCACAGTTGGAGGAACTTGAGGTAAACAATGGAGGATAATGTATTCCACTATTGTGTGATGGATATGTTGTATTGCAATAATACAGATTGAGAGTGTATTCATTTTCAGatttacagtacagcctcgtttctcgaccacaatctttTCCAGAAattggttcgagaagtgatttgttcaaaatccaaattgaaatgtcccattacaattaatggaaaaatgaataatgcgttccaagcctaaaaaagtgggctttttaaaagcattttttagcttttccttatAATAAACTCCATAGTAGAAATTCATGTATAgtgtaaatactttatataatgaaatagtttcagaaatatatttatttttttgcttaaaatgtatgctttagtagttgACTAggttaggctgggagtgcattgctgtatctgtagtgactcggccccAAGCTTTgtaacccctttttttttttactaacaaaagtgcagaataactttaaacaagcaataatgagggcgggggagcaaagaaaattgttttttattttcagaaaaagtaacatacaaaaacattaactcgtaactcgagttaacgaaatctttgaaacaaaacaaaaatgcagaactgctattggaacagagcattattcaatttcacaagaaaaaaaaaaatctcttcggtgggggtgactcacccccctggaagttcttttcttttcccaaagaatttatctagtgtcacttctttggagccatggtTGGGGGTgaatagtcctcaataggaagaaaaaacagtaaCAGTAAATGTAGCTACTGGGACACGTCTACAGGCTGCGTAAAATACAATaaagcacgtcgtgggtcagctggtcgggccgtgcccgttatgttatttccagattttttcgGGGGCCATTTAAGTACtggatttttgttcgaaaacagaaccaaaaaaaatctcaaaattttcattcgaaaaccgatttgttcgagaacggggacgttcgagaactgaATTTTCACCGTAATTGGTTATAAAATCAACTGCAACCTACTTCCACATAAGGATCTGAGTTCAGCCTGCCGCACACTGAGTGACGTGGCCGAAACCGATGCAATTTTTCCGTTGCCGCACAACTGTAGATGTGCAATGCTCACTCACTTAGTGTGCCGCAAAGAGTTGCtacgacaccctgaactattTAAAATAGATTAAATTGATTTAATTAGACTAAATTGTTATATTAAATATGACTTCGAActgagggagctaacatatgttgACCACTGTACTGCTGCatgttacaaaaaacaaactagaAATTCATTCTTGattcaaattgaaattgaaCATCGAGCTTTTAGACGCCTTATAACATTCCGTAGTAATCTGTAGCTGTCGTAGTTTTTGTACTTACTTGTCCCGTGAGCTCACCAAAACATCTTTGACAAGTAATAGCTGTTGTCGTCTTTGAATGTTCTCGCTGCAGCCACTTGACCAAAGCTCTGACGAAGTTTTCGAACTGAAAGACAAGCTCAGGCTGGCTGAGGAAAAAATCCAGCTGGTGACTGCGGAAAAAGACTCACTGATGGAGGAGTTGAAGGTTGGTAGCAGAAGACTTCCTTTACGGTTGTGGATGCATTcaacaaaaactgcattttcaaaTCAGAAACGGCAAAAGACAAGTTCAAGTACAGCTGATGAAATTGCACAGCTGAAAGAGAAGCTGAGACTGGCGGAAGAAAACATCCAGCAGTTGACCAgagaaaaagacacaaaagaagTCGAGGTGAGTAACAAGGGGAAGCGTGTAGATAGTTGTGGAAATGAGATTCATCAAGACTTCTTTTCCAATTAGGAGCAAAAGCAGAACCAACTCGATGACCAAAGCGCAAATgtggctgctgaaattgtgaaactgaaaaaaaaacttcaacggAGAGAAGACAAAATCCTGCAGTTGACCAAAGAAAAGGACTCCAATGAGGTCGAGGTGAGTAACGAGAAAGGTTGTGGTTAGTTCCAAAAATTGCGTCCACCAAGACTGACTTTTCTATTTGGCAGCAAAAGCAGAAGCAATTAGAGGAGCAAAGCGCAATTGTGGCTACTGAAGTAGTTCAACTGAAAGAGAAGCTGAAACGGGCGGAAGACAAAATCCAGCAGGTGGCAGTCGAAAAAGATTCGCTGATCAAGGAGCTGAAGGTTAGCACAAAAAGACTTTTATCTGTTCAGATACGGCCAAATTggacaaaaactacattttactaACCCGCAGCAAAAGTCGAGTTCAAATACAACTGATGAAGTCTCCGACCTGAAAGAGAAGCTCAGACTGGCTGAAGAAAAAATTCATCATGTTACATCTGAAAAAGACTCACTGACGGAGGAACTGAAGGTTTGTATCTGGAGACTTTTCTTCCGACTTTTACAGCTATGATGAATTCAACACTACGTGACCTAATTTGTAGCAAAAGTCCAGTTCTAACACATCCGAAGAAATCTCCAACCTGAAAGAGAAGCTGAGATTGGCTGAAGAAAAAATCCAACAGGTGACAGTGGAAAAAGATTCACTCAAAGAGGAATTGAAGGTTAGCGGCGCTAACCCACTAACGGCAACAAAAGACTCTTAGCGAAGGTCATAAATGCACATTAGAGTGAATTCATGTCCCGATCTTCCATCAAAACCAGATCCGTGGCGATCAAAGATCAAATACGTCTGATGAAGCTTTGAATATTTTGCGAGAGAAGCAGCGGGTGACGGCTGAAAAAGACTATCTGAGGGAGGAATTAAAGGTAGGCACGGCTGCTGCATTTCCgattctatttattttattttagtggccctatttatgtatttaccgtaatttccagcctacaagctgcaactattttcacaagctttcaaccccgcggtttatggggcgatgcggcgctagcatcaACGCGGCGCTAGCGGtagcccacctggttataagcctcagtaacACAGagttaatgctaatgctagcgctgtgctaacgctgcACTAACaatagcgccgcgctaatgctagtccgtgctaacgttaaactctttctgtgtaccgaggcttgtaaccaggtgtgctctgtaggccaggtaTTACGGTACTCTCTTATGCTatcaaaaactattttaacaGTGTAGATAAATACTTGCTAGCTTGCTTGCTTTTGTATAGCACTAAAGATAAACTATATTGGGACTCTTTTCAGGGCGGGGAGATTTCCACGCTGCAGTACGGACGTGGACACGAAAACAGGATTCTCGACCTGCAGAATCTCATTCGTAGTGTGAGTCCCATTGCGGTCTCCCGGGACATTTGTCAACACGACACTGGACGCCCCCGATGTGGAACATTGATTTGGGCCGCGGTAACCTTTCACATGTTGAACCAGATAAACTGAACACgatagaagaaaacaaaaacattgagcTATAATACTGAAAtctgtgtacagtattttgaataCAGGTACGTGCGTTATTCATAACTATTGCAGCGTAGCATGGTGATCAACATTTCTGGAAAGTTTCCAATCAACATCCACGGCATTGGTCTTTTACTGCTAATATTTATAACACACTTCCCTTAAAAAGTCCAAAGTTCTTGTGTTGCGCCACTGACTTGTGATTTGTGTTTTGCGGGCTGAAGCTGGAGCAGGAGAACCTGGAGCTGCGTTCACAGGTTTTCGCGCTACGGGACCGCGAACGGGATGTGGAGCGGCAAATGGACGCTCGCTCTGCTGCGCTGGTTCAGAATGCGGAGGACGCGGCACGGCAGAGGAGAGCGGCGTCCGGTCTTCGGTTTGTTTCCGCCGTTTATTGCGCAGCACTTTCGCATCGCAGGGAGTGGAAGggccagctgtcattgggccggaggcggggtacaccttgaactggtcgccagccaatcgcaggccacatagagacaaacagccgcatccacaatcacaccttggggcaattttagaatgtctaaataatgctgcatgtttttgggatgtgggaggaaaccggtgtgcctggagaaaacccacccgggcacgaggagaacatgcaaactccacacaggcgggtcggggatgGAAcgcgagacctcagaactgtgaggccaacgctttctagatGTGCCGCCACTCCACATCTACTGTCAAGTAAATTTTGTTATCTGATTTAATGTAACCCACCACCGCTAATTTAGGACTATGTAATCTGTAACAGGTGGTTTGGATAGAAAGACACAGACACAATCGACAAAACACAACGGACATTGGTAATGCTTTAGCAAATTGTAAAGCCTCATTGGAACACTTGAGGATGCTGACCCCCACCCAAACCCCCAAAGTAGAGACAAACAAGACTTTTGGTCTCTACTGGGGCAGCTTCATCTTTTGTggagccggtgtgacggtctgagcgctcctcccggtgctgaaaagtctccttgtgattaacgtgCATGCGTGTCCAGTTTGTAAAcctccggccagtctgaaacatccccatccacgtTTCAACGTGTACTATTCGaaaacttgtcgccgagcgttcatgttcgctgtggacgtctcggaaagacgaacacagcgaatgtgCATATATgcgtatatctttttatcaacttttgttttaaggttagagttataacatatgttagctccctcaacgtagaagaaggggaactatgagaccgggggatttcccagtaagcgtctgctacgtacccagagttcccctgttagtaacgcatgcgcattcatcacaaggagacttttcagcaccggtcCGGAACGTTAACCCTGCAATAAACGAGGGATTACTCAATACGGACAAATTCAACGCTTTAAGTCAAAGTTTGTCATTTCACGATTTGTCAAAAGGCGCCAGCAGGAGCAGATTCAGGACGCGCTGTTGGACCTCCAGCAAATGCTGTCTGTAAAGAACGACGAGTTGCACGCCGCTCACAGCCAGATGGAAAAACTGGAGGACGTCATCGGTAAGATGCAGGGCTCAAATTCGCGCGTGgacttttgtttccattttgtcCCCGGTTCACGGCAcgtgtttcccccccccccccccccccccgccagaGTCGCTGAGTCAGCAGCTTTACCAACACAAGCAGGAAACGGAGGTCCTTCGCATCTCTTTCTCGGCGTTGTGTATAAAAAAGGACGTCGTGCAGGAGGAGGTGGCCAAAAAGAGCAAAAAGCTGGAGGTTCTCCAGGAGCAGCTCGCCAAGAAGGTCGCCTCGATGATATCTTTAAAAGTTATCTTTACACTTCGATGCACTAATAGCGCACCGTTTTCGCCAGAAGCTTCCGGACAATAACCAAACGCATCTGATGTGAGTGTCTCCGCCCCAAAGAGGCAACCGAAGTCCGCGCCGCTCACGTCATCTGCTGGTTTTTTTGCGTCGCAGACAGCTGGAGGTGGAAGTGAACAGCCGCAAGAGGGAGCTGGCTGCTCAGAGGGTACTGGAGAACCACCAGGAGGCGCTCTCGAGACTCAAAAGAGACAACGAGTTGATCATCGGCGAGTACAGGAGGCTGCAGGACGACGTGGCCGCCGTGACGCTGGAGAAGCAAGTAAGCGACGGGGTTCAACGCTGCTCGGCGGGAGAGTCTCACGCAATTCAGACTCCTGAACGTCTCGTCCAGGCCGCTCACGAGGAGACGGAAGCGGCTTTACGCGAACGCGATGAGCTCAGGCAAAGAGTCCATTCCTACGTCAATACCGTGTCCAGGATTGAGAACGTCTTGAAGATGAAGGCAAGAGAAAACCGCAGCGCACTCGGATCATTGTTGACGCCTTTATAGCAGGTTGGCGACGGCTTTTGAAGAGGGTCCGGATGGCCCAATTTAGTAATGTGATTCTCGGCTTCGGGTGCGAGAGGTCCCCGGTTCTTTAAAGACATGCATGTCTTCACATGGTGACTCATGTGGGGCCTATAAAAGTTTCTCTTTGGGTTCGTGGACGAGGGGTATGATTCTGGGCGAGAGGTTCTGGGTGCCGGTCCTGGATCTGCACTTGAGTTATATGCCAAGTAAGGGGACGTTCAGATGTcgtggctcgttggtctagtcgtatgattctcgcttcgggtgcgagaggtcccgggttcaaatcccggacgagCCCTCTTTAAATTAGAGTTTTCGATTTGAGCTCATCTGTGGCTCGTTGGTCTCCGGGTAGAAGTCTCGCTTCAGGTGTGAGGAACTGTCACATGGTAGCATCGATTATCAGGATTTTTATGCTCCTGCtcaaggtccactgtcatgaaatgtatgatttttagtatattattgatgaaaaaaaggcagccggaatggaccgagcagctttttcaccacacaagatgattttgacctgtatggctttttgtcactctcgAGGGAttacgttagtagcagacgcccactcaggcggtctcgtctgttcctactagttttacctgctggaaggcaccactttgttccttcgtgttagctgaaatgccggctcgttgtattgctggacattgctcgaacgctcgggaggatggattcgctcttcatacttttccaaaagacccggttcgccgTGAAAAacagattgcacgggtgcaaaggacgagcgcttcgtgggtttcaaatgacgggtaggtgtgtatacaaatactaaaacaaataatagtttgggggcctggggggggggacgtaatcctctcagaatttATCAAAAGATCCACGCACGTTAGTGCTAAATGTGACGATGTACCCGTCGTCCGCCACGGACGaggtccggtgtgacggtctgagcgctcct
Above is a genomic segment from Syngnathoides biaculeatus isolate LvHL_M chromosome 7, ASM1980259v1, whole genome shotgun sequence containing:
- the LOC133503150 gene encoding centrosomal protein of 135 kDa-like isoform X2 produces the protein MSTMDLNKERKWSKLRGHLHMMGYNHYLGAESVPLVEKLFSDLVHTTETLNESQRSTDKSEKETQNCDVRLARENQNLHLELMMVKGEKAHMTKELKIYITKLDDELALLTSLNKRYSQKIHSLEKDCKEKARIIRQLRRKNLNALHAVSPSDDPHAADLQQEELTKLKTELENSQEHIQLLSSQIDELQETNVTLEQKLKGAGHKSSGKVADLTSKNHELCQEITDIRNLARMMEMEKRQKLKTADMKLQDLKDVNWKQQEVIKNLEDQLSKKRTASDLPDEDKQTPRTVGRQGNIHVEASDLDLIKSQLEDQLGDLKEQNENFKGMVDLLAAEKSRLQDKVQKMMSLEKVLVLELEGWRTKYGICGRARSPSRLDAFVKSLEEERDHYRREAEHYKYVSVSSSSSRSPDRQRSHAIEKTKQQPDYQNSNPPDEICNLKEALRLVEENLHQVTKEKISLMEELNEMRKAHQRLNTPPGILNPKELFKQAAKKIQQLTKANDGQMEEIEPERRKSNTEISNLPSEENIQHATAEEDAPEEEFRPDRRDSTMSAEILDLKEELRLAEDNSQVLMAEKDSLMEEFQQKQLECEQHSLEMSNIQERLKMAEEKIQQLTGEKEAQMEELKRMRGQLAAPSAEITKLKEELRQAKDRIPQVSTAKDPLMEELKKMQQEHEKQLSDVSAEISKLKEELQRAEEKIHQLTSEKDSLVEELKQKQLRHEENDSKTSAQMVMLKEKLKNAEEKIQQARSEKDTKTEELKKMQIQFDNDRLSTFDKIAKLKEQHNLAEEQVHLMKDEKQSLMEELKQQKLQHEQHTSNTCAEISDLKEKLGVAEAKMQQVTAEKDTQMEEFKQKQLQDVENHSKQSDELFALKEKITKTEEKLQQVKSEKDTQMEELQKIQVQHDEQHSKASAEIVKLEEKLRLAEEKIQVVKGEKDSLTEKLELQQSTHQNSNTANEVVKLEGKLTATEKEIQQLTAEKDSLAEELKLLQLQNEQLTASTSAEISKLKESLRLAEEKIRQVKEVKDSQLEELEPLDQSSDEVFELKDKLRLAEEKIQLVTAEKDSLMEELKKRQKTSSSTADEIAQLKEKLRLAEENIQQLTREKDTKEVEEQKQNQLDDQSANVAAEIVKLKKKLQRREDKILQLTKEKDSNEVEQKQKQLEEQSAIVATEVVQLKEKLKRAEDKIQQVAVEKDSLIKELKQKSSSNTTDEVSDLKEKLRLAEEKIHHVTSEKDSLTEELKQKSSSNTSEEISNLKEKLRLAEEKIQQVTVEKDSLKEELKIRGDQRSNTSDEALNILREKQRVTAEKDYLREELKGGEISTLQYGRGHENRILDLQNLIRSLEQENLELRSQVFALRDRERDVERQMDARSAALVQNAEDAARQRRAASGLRRQQEQIQDALLDLQQMLSVKNDELHAAHSQMEKLEDVIESLSQQLYQHKQETEVLRISFSALCIKKDVVQEEVAKKSKKLEVLQEQLAKKLEVEVNSRKRELAAQRVLENHQEALSRLKRDNELIIGEYRRLQDDVAAVTLEKQAAHEETEAALRERDELRQRVHSYVNTVSRIENVLKMKDQENLELTERFRTACSDLQERENRLQHAEGLIGSVRLELLSSEKERQHLREALVHKDREIQQGMQENCSPVELKGNFLAFLACAGLADVQGASGHVRPRRFPTGGGPPRTPGGESVSPGRPRVGQGALRQNGLGQGDGRPATFAQEHGAGKGHHQAGGRSDGGGAPEGAPGQREAGAAQHGGHAGLQPAGDVPSPPGGQRQGRRAQGPPPQAHAGREQDRGPREGGDQSAGESHSAADQDGGPEQQRTRTRGPSRPALIRHLLQALEGLLARRPHGRSSSDGPRQPRTRRRNQPDRRPPKERP